Proteins from a genomic interval of Fundulus heteroclitus isolate FHET01 chromosome 21, MU-UCD_Fhet_4.1, whole genome shotgun sequence:
- the LOC118556199 gene encoding nebulette-like: protein MRRASASAASSLLPWQTLRKLDGDCWVSRGNELKGAGRKERERKPLQDMEPQPRGEEVTSMEAEDGEKEEVLQETTVTTAFYGTAERMEEEEEEAGCEEETEKDEDEAEEEEETKSKKCLGAWESEASTEGKPPLPDPAFNRRCSLILSDVRYKEDFEKMKGQSLFVPGAELIHSKNISAVISESKYKEEGKKEASMSLYSVLPETPATQHAKEASELQSEIKYKGNVKMEISSSLYSLLPETTETQFVKELTEMQSENKYKEEGRKEMSSSLYSQLPETSETQLARTVHQFQSQKKYKEDGKRKASISLYSQLPDTPEIQHALEVSQLQSEVNYRTKLPAKGAPSSLYSQLPDTSEIQFAREMTELHSESKYKEGGRKSLSQSFYSQLPETAETQFAKSVAELQSQMRYKESGRKGVNSSLYSLLPETMETARAKEVSEICSELKYKEEGRKDLSINLFSVLPETMESRHAKEASSLQSQVKYKEDMKEKNQSTLYHQLPETTETQLAKHLSELQSDAKYKEAGKKQSSSCLYALLPATLETQHAKESAELLSEVKYKESGKRAMSSSLYSTMPETPESRFAREVGDLLSEVKYKENAMRSVSQSLYSQLPETAEMRLAKDVAELQSEMKYKKGKKDVSHSLYATLPETLETLHAKEASELTSQRKYKEAVKNDLSCSLYHQLPETLEMVHAKEVSQMLSEVKYKEDCKEMNDNLYCVLPETMDTQHAKEMSDLQSEVKYKEDMKEKNQSTLYHQLPETTETQLAKHLSELQSDVRLKSLQNIFIGQI, encoded by the exons ATGAGGAGAGCGTCGGCCTCAGCAGCATCCAGCCTGCTGCCATG GCAGACTCTGAGGAAGCTGGACGGTGACTGCTGGGTCTCCAGAGGAAACGAGCTGAAAGGtgcaggaaggaaggagagagagaggaagccACTGCAGGACATGGAGCCACAGCCACGGGGAGAAG AGGTGACCAGCATGGAGGCAGAGgatggagagaaggaggaggttCTCCAGGAGACGACGGTGACCACAGCTTTTTACGGGACAGCAGAAaggatggaggaagaggaggaggaggctgggtGTGAGGAAGAAACGGAGAAAGATGAAGAtgaagcagaggaggaggaggagacgaaATCTAAGAAGTGTCTGGGAGCCTGGGAGTCTGAG GCCTCCACAGAGGGGAAGCCTCCGCTGCCTGACCCGGCCTTCAACAGGAGGTGCAGTCTGATCCTCAGCGAC GTCAGGTACAAGGAGGACTTTGAGAAGATGAAGGGTCAGAGTCTGTTTGTGCCGGGAGCGGAGCTCATTCACTCCAAGAACATCAGCGCTGTCATCTCTGAG TCTAAGTACAAGGAGGAAGGGAAGAAGGAGGCGTCCATGTCTCTGTACTCCGTCCTGCCGGAGACTCCAGCGACGCAGCACGCCAAGGAGGCTTCAGAGCTGCAGAGCGAG atcAAATATAAAGGAAACGTGAAGATGGAGATTTCATCCTCGCTTTATTCTCTGCTGCCAGAAACCACAGAGACTCAGTTTGTGAAGGAGCTGACGGAGATGCAGAGTGAG aacAAATACaaggaggaagggaggaaggagatGAGCAGCAGTCTTTACTCCCAGCTTCCTGAAACCTCTGAGACTCAGCTGGCCCGGACCGTCCATCAGTTCCAGAGCCAG AAAAAGTACAAAGAAGACGGGAAGAGGAAGGCCTCCATCTCCCTGTACTCCCAGCTGCCCGACACTCCAGAGATCCAGCACGCCCTGGAGGTGTCCCAGCTGCAGAGCGAG gTGAACTATCGCACCAAGCTGCCGGCTAAAGGAGCTCCATCCTCTCTCTACTCCCAGCTGCCTGACACCTCAGAGATCCAGTTTGCCCGAGAGATGACGGAGCTCCACAGTGAG AGTAAATACAAGGAGGGCGGCAGGAAGAGCCTCTCTCAGAGTTTCTACTCCCAGCTGCCAGAGACCGCAGAGACCCAGTTTGCTAAGAGCGTAGCTGAGCTTCAGAGCCAg ATGCGGTACAAGGAGTCGGGCAGGAAAGGCGTGAACTCGTCTTTGTACTCGCTGCTGCCAGAAACCATGGAGACGGCTCGCGCCAAGGAGGTTTCTGAGATCTGCAGTGAG CTGAAGTATAAAGAagaaggcaggaaggatctgAGCATCAACCTGTTCTCCGTGCTGCCTGAGACCATGGAGAGCCGGCATGCTAAGGAGGCGTCCAGCCTGCAGAGCCAG GTGAAGTATAAAGAAGACATGAAGGAGAAGAACCAGAGCACTTTGTACCATCAGCTGCCTGAGACCACAGAGACACAGCTGGCCAAACATCTGTCAGAGCTGCAGAGTGAC GCGAAGTATAAAGAAGCGGGGAagaagcagagcagcagctgccTCTACGCTCTGCTTCCTGCCACTCTGGAGACACAACATGCTAAAGAGTCTGCAGAGCTGCTCAGTGAG GTGAAGTACAAGGAGAGCGGGAAGAGGGCGATGTCCAGCAGCCTTTACTCCACCATGCCTGAAACGCCAGAAAGCAGATTCGCCAGAGAGGTCGGCGACCTGCTGAGCGAG gttaAATATAAAGAGAACGCCATGAGGAGCGTCTCTCAGAGTCTCTACAGTCAGCTGCCAGAAACAGCTGAGATGAGGTTGGCCAAGGATGTGGCTGAGCTGCAGAGCGAG ATGAAATACAAGAAGGGAAAGAAAGACGTATCTCACTCCCTGTATGCCACTCTGCCTGAGACTCTGGAAACGCTGCACGCCAAGGAAGCTTCTGAGTTAACCAGTCAG CGGAAATATAAGGAGGCTGTGAAGAACGatctctcctgcagcctctacCATCAACTGCCAGAGACCTTAGAGATGGTCCATGCTAAGGAAGTCTCTCAGATGCTTAGTGAG gtgaAGTACAAAGAAGATTGTAAGGAGATGAATGACAACTTGTACTGTGTGCTGCCTGAGACTATGGACACTCAGCACGCTAAGGAGATGTCAGACCTGCAGAGTGAG GTGAAGTATAAAGAAGACATGAAGGAGAAGAACCAGAGCACTTTGTACCATCAGCTGCCTGAGACCACAGAGACACAGCTGGCTAAACATCTGTCAGAGCTGCAGAGTGACGTAAGGCTAAAATCTTTAcagaacatttttattggtcaaatttag